A genomic region of Alicyclobacillus sp. SO9 contains the following coding sequences:
- the htpG gene encoding molecular chaperone HtpG, translating into MEKTPFKAESKRMLEMMIDSIYSNREIFLRELISNASDAIDKLYYRALTDETLTFDKDKYYIKISVDKDNRTLVVKDTGIGMTKEELESNLGVIAKSGSLAFKAENEATDGHDIIGQFGVGFYSSFMVADVVTVVTKALDSDSAYKWESSGVDGYTIAPTEKIETGTEIRLKLKENTDDDNYNDYLEEYRLRSIIKKYSDFIRYPIKMDVTEQKPKEGSEDEFEQVSEEQTINSMVPIWRKNKNELTDEDYENFYMEKHYGFDKPLQHLHISVDGMVRYNAILYIPEQTPFDYYTKEYEKGLELYSNGVLIMSKSPDLLPDYYSFVKGMVDSEDLSLNISREILQQDKQLKFIAKNIKNKITKELQRMLENEREKYEKFYNAFGTQLKYGVYSDYGMNKEDLQDLLMFYSSKEKKLVTLDEYVSKMPEEQKFIYYATGGSYDRIEKLPQTEMVSDKGYEILYLTEDVDEFAIKMLVNYKEKEFKSVSAGDLGIDDEKKEQSEAEENENKVLFGAMKEVLGDKVKDVRISKRLKNHPVCLTADGEVTIEMEKVLSQMPNNQNVKADKVLEININHDVYKSLKDAFENDKEKLNLYTNLLYNQALLIEGLPVKDPVEFTNDICKIMV; encoded by the coding sequence ATGGAAAAAACCCCTTTTAAAGCGGAATCAAAAAGAATGCTCGAGATGATGATTGATTCCATTTACTCCAATCGCGAAATTTTTCTTCGAGAACTGATTTCAAACGCCAGTGACGCAATTGATAAACTATATTATAGGGCACTGACAGATGAAACACTCACTTTTGATAAGGACAAGTACTACATAAAAATCTCCGTGGATAAAGACAATCGAACCCTGGTTGTTAAGGACACAGGGATTGGTATGACGAAGGAAGAGCTGGAAAGTAATTTAGGTGTCATTGCCAAAAGCGGTTCACTGGCCTTTAAAGCGGAGAACGAGGCTACAGACGGACACGACATCATTGGCCAGTTTGGCGTTGGCTTCTACTCATCATTCATGGTGGCGGACGTTGTCACCGTTGTGACGAAAGCGCTAGACAGTGACTCTGCATACAAGTGGGAATCTTCCGGTGTTGACGGCTATACAATCGCACCGACTGAAAAGATTGAAACGGGTACAGAAATTCGTCTTAAACTGAAAGAAAATACAGATGATGACAACTATAACGATTATCTGGAAGAATATCGACTTCGCTCTATCATCAAGAAGTACTCTGACTTTATTCGCTACCCCATAAAAATGGACGTGACGGAACAGAAGCCCAAAGAGGGCAGTGAAGATGAGTTCGAACAAGTCTCAGAAGAGCAGACCATCAACAGCATGGTTCCGATTTGGAGAAAAAACAAGAATGAACTGACAGACGAAGACTACGAAAATTTCTACATGGAGAAGCACTACGGCTTTGACAAACCACTCCAACACCTTCATATCAGCGTTGACGGCATGGTGCGCTACAACGCTATTCTCTACATCCCTGAGCAAACACCCTTCGATTACTACACAAAAGAGTACGAAAAGGGTTTGGAACTGTATTCAAACGGAGTTCTTATTATGAGCAAGTCTCCGGATTTGCTGCCGGATTACTATAGTTTTGTAAAAGGTATGGTTGATTCTGAAGACCTGTCTTTAAATATATCCAGAGAGATTCTGCAACAGGATAAACAACTGAAATTTATAGCCAAAAACATTAAGAACAAGATTACGAAGGAATTGCAACGAATGTTGGAGAACGAGCGAGAAAAGTATGAGAAATTCTATAATGCCTTTGGTACGCAATTGAAGTATGGCGTGTACAGCGACTACGGTATGAACAAGGAAGACCTTCAGGACCTGTTGATGTTCTATTCGTCCAAGGAAAAGAAACTGGTGACGTTAGACGAGTATGTTTCCAAAATGCCAGAGGAGCAAAAGTTCATATATTATGCAACGGGTGGCAGCTACGACAGAATTGAAAAACTCCCGCAGACCGAGATGGTATCGGACAAGGGGTACGAGATTTTGTATCTCACTGAAGATGTGGATGAATTCGCCATTAAGATGCTTGTGAATTATAAGGAGAAAGAGTTTAAATCTGTTTCGGCAGGCGATTTGGGTATTGACGATGAGAAGAAAGAGCAATCCGAAGCTGAGGAAAATGAGAACAAAGTTCTCTTTGGAGCCATGAAGGAAGTACTCGGCGACAAAGTGAAAGATGTCCGTATTTCAAAACGGCTGAAAAATCATCCAGTATGCCTAACGGCCGATGGTGAAGTGACTATTGAAATGGAAAAAGTTCTAAGTCAAATGCCAAACAACCAGAATGTAAAAGCTGATAAGGTTTTAGAGATTAATATCAATCATGATGTGTACAAGTCGTTGAAAGACGCTTTCGAGAACGACAAAGAAAAACTAAATCTGTATACCAATCTGCTCTACAATCAGGCACTCTTAATCGAAGGACTGCCTGTCAAAGACCCAGTAGAATTTACAAATGACATCTGTAAAATTATGGTTTGA
- a CDS encoding PrkA family serine protein kinase codes for MDMANRLKSYTQAENKLKWEGRFEDYLQIVKEYPTVSNSAHARVYDMIAAAGIEEVNGHKVYHFFDNEIFGIDTALEHLVEEYFHSAARRLDVRKRILLLMGPVSGGKSSLVALLKRGLEEYSRTDRGAMYAIKGCPMQEEPLHLIPTPMRKDFEDELSIKVEGELCPVCRFHLEYTYGNDPTQVPVERILFSEANRVGIGTFSPSDPKSQDIADLTGSVDLATLAQYGSESDPRAFRFDGELNKANRGILEMQEMLKIDTKFLYHLLSLTQEGNFKAGRFALISADEVVIAHTNETEYQAFISNKKNEALHSRMIVMPVPYSLRVSDEVSIYEKLIQQSDLKDVHLAPHGLMTAATFTVLSRLKPSAKAELMKKLHLYDGDLHDSSEIDVKELKAEFSDEGMNGIDPRYVMNRISSTLVKNNAVCIHPLDILRGLKDGLNQHTSISKEDKEQLLNLIAMARREYDDLAKKEVQRAFVYSYEQSAQTMFNNYLDHIEAFCNRQTLHDPITDETVEPNEHLMRSIEEQIGITDNAKRQFREELLIRISSYARRGKSFTYDSHERLKEAIEKKLFADLKDVIKITASVKNPDPDQLKRMNQVLDTLVNNHGYCPVCANETLTYVGSLLSR; via the coding sequence ATTGACATGGCAAATCGGTTGAAGTCTTATACACAGGCAGAGAACAAGTTAAAATGGGAAGGTCGGTTTGAAGATTACCTCCAGATTGTCAAAGAGTATCCAACTGTCTCGAATTCCGCCCACGCACGCGTCTATGACATGATTGCGGCAGCTGGTATTGAAGAAGTGAACGGGCACAAAGTCTACCACTTCTTTGACAATGAGATTTTTGGGATAGATACGGCCCTTGAACACTTGGTTGAAGAATACTTTCATTCTGCGGCACGCAGACTTGATGTGCGCAAACGGATTTTGCTCTTGATGGGACCTGTCAGTGGGGGAAAATCCAGTTTGGTGGCACTTTTGAAGCGCGGTCTTGAGGAATACAGTCGAACAGACAGAGGTGCCATGTACGCAATCAAAGGATGTCCAATGCAGGAGGAGCCTCTGCATCTGATTCCCACACCTATGCGTAAAGACTTTGAGGACGAACTGAGTATTAAAGTTGAAGGAGAGTTGTGTCCTGTCTGCCGCTTCCATCTAGAATACACTTATGGAAATGACCCCACACAAGTTCCTGTTGAGCGCATCCTGTTTAGTGAAGCAAACCGTGTCGGAATTGGTACGTTCAGTCCGTCAGACCCGAAATCACAAGACATTGCAGACCTCACTGGTAGTGTCGATCTCGCTACCTTAGCACAATACGGTTCGGAATCAGACCCCCGTGCTTTTCGCTTTGACGGTGAACTGAATAAAGCAAACCGCGGTATTCTTGAGATGCAGGAGATGCTGAAGATTGACACCAAGTTTTTATACCACCTGTTGAGCCTGACGCAGGAGGGCAACTTCAAGGCAGGGAGATTTGCGCTGATTAGCGCGGACGAAGTGGTGATTGCTCACACCAATGAAACAGAGTATCAGGCCTTCATTTCCAATAAAAAGAATGAGGCATTGCACTCCAGGATGATTGTCATGCCGGTACCCTATTCTTTACGAGTATCGGACGAGGTCTCGATTTATGAAAAGCTCATTCAGCAAAGCGATTTGAAAGACGTTCACCTTGCGCCTCACGGCCTCATGACCGCTGCCACCTTTACAGTGTTGTCCCGCCTCAAGCCTTCTGCCAAAGCAGAACTCATGAAAAAACTGCATCTGTATGACGGTGACCTTCACGACAGTAGTGAGATTGATGTGAAGGAACTGAAGGCTGAGTTTTCCGATGAGGGAATGAATGGAATTGACCCGCGTTATGTTATGAATCGAATTTCCAGCACATTGGTGAAAAATAATGCCGTTTGCATTCATCCGTTAGATATTCTGCGCGGACTAAAAGACGGACTGAACCAGCACACCAGCATCAGTAAAGAAGATAAGGAACAGTTGCTGAACCTTATTGCTATGGCACGCCGAGAATACGATGATTTGGCTAAAAAGGAAGTTCAGCGAGCGTTTGTGTATTCCTATGAGCAGTCTGCGCAAACCATGTTTAACAACTATCTGGATCACATTGAAGCCTTCTGCAACAGACAGACGCTCCACGACCCGATTACAGATGAGACGGTTGAACCAAATGAACACTTGATGCGCTCCATCGAAGAACAAATTGGCATCACAGACAACGCAAAGCGCCAGTTCCGAGAAGAACTGCTGATTCGCATCTCCAGCTACGCACGGCGCGGGAAGTCCTTCACGTACGACTCGCACGAACGCTTGAAAGAGGCTATTGAGAAGAAACTGTTCGCTGACCTCAAGGATGTTATCAAGATTACCGCCAGTGTGAAAAATCCAGATCCGGACCAGTTAAAACGCATGAATCAAGTACTGGACACACTGGTCAACAATCATGGCTACTGTCCGGTCTGCGCGAATGAAACGTTGACATACGTTGGTAGTCTTTTAAGCCGGTAG
- a CDS encoding DUF444 family protein yields the protein MATVSRDDWTLHRKGQQAQARHKNKVKAAIRENLKDVITNEGLIVQDGHQVVHIPIHSMDEPHFQFNRSKQQHIGQGEAEKGQVIGQADDQKRNADEPGDGPGERVFEAEVTLDEIEAILFANLELPNLKPKPKQTTRVSAEEWTDVRTRGIQSNLDRKRTFIEALKRSVRKQSAFQISQEDLRFKTYDEKDEPQTGAVILAMMDISASMGEFEKYVARTFFFWMERFLNKHYPQVEIRYLVHHIEAADVAAEDFYRLRESGGTKCSSVYELALQLIETEYPAASWNIYPMHVSDGDNMSSDNKLVFEMIETLCQRSSMVGYLEIQSHHYHSSLSRVLGALASPVFRQVRVSSKEGVLEALSRFFRSADSSESTEGVEGI from the coding sequence ATGGCCACAGTATCGAGGGATGACTGGACACTGCACCGTAAGGGCCAGCAGGCACAGGCACGGCACAAGAATAAAGTCAAGGCGGCTATCCGAGAAAATCTAAAGGATGTCATCACTAATGAAGGATTGATTGTGCAGGACGGTCATCAGGTGGTTCACATTCCAATTCACTCCATGGATGAACCCCACTTTCAGTTTAACCGCTCCAAACAACAGCACATTGGCCAGGGGGAAGCAGAGAAAGGGCAAGTGATAGGACAAGCCGATGACCAAAAGAGAAATGCAGACGAGCCAGGTGATGGGCCGGGTGAGCGCGTATTTGAAGCCGAGGTGACACTGGACGAAATCGAAGCCATTCTGTTTGCAAATCTTGAACTGCCCAATTTAAAGCCAAAGCCGAAACAGACAACCCGAGTCTCAGCCGAGGAGTGGACAGACGTTCGCACGCGGGGTATTCAGAGCAATTTGGATAGAAAGCGCACCTTCATCGAAGCGCTGAAACGGAGCGTCAGAAAGCAATCGGCGTTTCAAATTAGCCAGGAGGACTTGCGTTTTAAGACGTATGATGAAAAAGATGAGCCGCAAACTGGGGCTGTTATTCTTGCAATGATGGATATTTCGGCTAGTATGGGTGAGTTCGAGAAGTATGTGGCTCGTACATTTTTCTTTTGGATGGAGCGATTCCTGAACAAGCATTACCCACAGGTTGAAATTCGCTATTTGGTCCATCACATCGAGGCCGCAGATGTAGCTGCAGAAGACTTCTACCGGCTCCGGGAAAGCGGAGGAACCAAGTGTTCTTCCGTCTACGAATTAGCACTTCAACTGATAGAGACCGAGTACCCGGCAGCCTCGTGGAACATCTACCCAATGCACGTGAGTGACGGCGACAATATGAGCAGCGACAACAAGCTCGTATTCGAAATGATTGAAACCCTGTGTCAACGTTCTTCCATGGTAGGCTACCTTGAAATTCAATCTCATCACTATCATTCGAGTCTCTCGAGAGTACTTGGTGCCCTTGCTAGTCCTGTTTTCCGCCAGGTTCGGGTTTCATCCAAGGAAGGTGTCTTGGAAGCCTTATCCCGCTTCTTTAGATCGGCGGACTCTTCTGAAAGCACAGAGGGGGTCGAAGGCATATGA
- a CDS encoding SpoVR family protein, with amino-acid sequence MRPADYERFERTAQWMEEQAGKWGLSPFPMRYEICPADVVYSIAGFGMPTRFVHWSFGKHYHRQKIGFDYGMSRIYELVVNSDPCYAFFLDSNTILQNEMIVAHVLGHSDFFRNNGRFRHSNRQMVETMAATAERFESYEQRYGVNRVEALLDSVLAIAEHVDPSFYYLSEQGGAKIGPRQVDANSLVNLSVDLSQDLLLFLMAKAKGLEDWERDVIASVREEMLYFWPQIETKIMNEGWATYWHTKFMQTMDLSGEDAIEFAKMTAQVTQPNRFQLNPYNVGLAIWEDIERRYGKEEMFIVRESDSDSGFLRNYLTQEIVDRCDLYLYEQQHSEWVVVEKDVKVISQVLLNERVHGGFPVLRVNADQTRAKGTLELMHLYEGVELDEKYIQKTLPHVARLWGDAVSLETTVNKKKVKYVFEGGKTKTVAS; translated from the coding sequence ATGAGACCGGCAGACTATGAGCGATTTGAAAGAACGGCACAGTGGATGGAAGAACAGGCTGGAAAATGGGGCTTGTCACCATTTCCTATGCGCTATGAAATCTGTCCTGCGGACGTTGTCTACAGTATTGCCGGCTTTGGCATGCCAACCCGATTTGTACACTGGAGCTTCGGGAAGCACTATCACAGACAAAAAATTGGCTTTGACTATGGAATGTCAAGAATATACGAGCTGGTTGTCAACAGCGATCCTTGCTATGCATTTTTTCTCGACAGCAACACAATTCTTCAAAACGAAATGATTGTGGCTCACGTTCTGGGTCATTCGGATTTTTTCCGAAACAATGGTCGATTTCGTCATTCCAATCGACAGATGGTCGAAACCATGGCGGCGACTGCAGAGCGTTTTGAAAGCTACGAGCAGCGCTACGGTGTAAACCGCGTTGAAGCACTTCTGGACAGTGTCCTTGCCATTGCCGAGCACGTCGATCCATCTTTCTACTATCTTTCAGAGCAGGGAGGAGCAAAAATAGGTCCCAGACAAGTCGATGCAAACTCATTAGTGAATTTATCGGTGGACTTGTCTCAAGACTTGCTGCTGTTTTTAATGGCAAAGGCGAAGGGCCTGGAGGACTGGGAACGAGACGTCATTGCCAGTGTTCGCGAAGAGATGCTCTATTTTTGGCCGCAAATCGAGACGAAAATTATGAATGAAGGGTGGGCCACATACTGGCACACGAAGTTTATGCAAACCATGGACCTGTCCGGTGAAGACGCCATTGAGTTTGCGAAAATGACAGCTCAAGTTACTCAACCCAATCGTTTTCAACTGAATCCCTACAACGTAGGACTGGCTATCTGGGAGGATATCGAGCGCCGGTATGGCAAGGAAGAGATGTTTATTGTGCGAGAATCTGATTCAGACAGCGGTTTTCTTCGTAATTACCTGACGCAGGAGATTGTGGACAGATGCGATTTGTATCTGTATGAGCAACAACACAGTGAATGGGTTGTCGTTGAAAAGGACGTAAAGGTGATTTCACAAGTCTTGTTAAATGAGCGCGTTCACGGCGGTTTTCCTGTACTTCGCGTGAATGCGGACCAAACACGGGCAAAAGGAACTCTGGAACTGATGCATTTATACGAAGGTGTTGAGCTGGACGAAAAGTATATTCAAAAGACTCTTCCTCATGTGGCTCGGCTCTGGGGTGACGCTGTGTCTCTAGAGACGACGGTCAACAAGAAGAAGGTAAAATACGTATTTGAAGGTGGGAAAACAAAGACGGTTGCGAGCTAG
- a CDS encoding SDR family oxidoreductase: MIENKVIVITGASSGIGQAAAVRLAKAGAKVVLSARRVDRLEETVRKIVNEGGHATQFAVDVTAKDDVQSLADFAVKTYGTVDVWINNAGLMPLSFLNKRKLSEWDQMIDVNIKGVLYGIAAALPIMEQQNSGHIINVSSVAGHRVGMGGAVYSGTKFAVRAITEGLRMELSSSSNIRATIISPGMVETELLSTITDEDALSALKSRAASEALQSADIAEAILYAIDQPQRTSVNEILIRPTKQQS; this comes from the coding sequence ATGATTGAAAACAAAGTTATTGTAATCACGGGTGCCAGCAGCGGCATCGGACAAGCTGCTGCGGTTCGCTTGGCAAAAGCAGGTGCCAAGGTCGTATTGTCCGCGCGCAGAGTAGACCGACTCGAAGAGACAGTGCGAAAAATAGTGAATGAAGGCGGACATGCAACACAGTTTGCAGTTGACGTTACAGCGAAAGACGATGTTCAGTCTTTAGCAGATTTTGCTGTGAAAACCTACGGAACTGTTGACGTGTGGATAAACAATGCCGGTTTGATGCCGCTTTCTTTTCTGAATAAGAGAAAGCTTTCTGAGTGGGATCAAATGATTGACGTCAACATAAAAGGGGTTCTTTACGGCATTGCAGCTGCACTACCCATTATGGAACAACAAAATAGCGGCCATATCATTAATGTCTCTTCCGTCGCGGGCCACCGAGTTGGCATGGGCGGAGCAGTGTACAGTGGAACCAAATTTGCTGTCCGCGCCATTACAGAAGGGCTACGGATGGAACTATCCTCAAGTTCAAACATACGAGCGACCATTATATCACCCGGTATGGTTGAAACCGAACTGCTGTCGACCATCACGGATGAAGACGCTCTTTCTGCATTAAAATCACGGGCTGCTTCAGAAGCACTTCAATCCGCTGATATTGCCGAGGCAATCCTGTATGCGATTGACCAACCGCAACGAACTTCAGTCAATGAAATTCTTATCCGCCCGACAAAACAGCAGTCCTAA
- a CDS encoding chemotaxis response regulator protein-glutamate methylesterase has protein sequence MKIRVLVVDDSAFMRMMITKMLESDPDIQVAGIARNGVDALRRIQQLSPDVVTMDVEMPELDGISALKRIMMESPKPVIMVSSLTSRGADATLEALNSGAFDFIAKPDNRYNDIAGVAEELVAKVKLAAQTSLPIAGSRLIKFSRSNLTGNRFHTADVPKQSHQVVQLVAIGTSTGGPKALDVVLRSFPKSMPCPVLIVQHMPPTFTKSLADRLNHECDMEVVEAQNNEVLQNGKAYIAPGNFHMTVVNASGEFRIVLDQAEKRNMHRPSVDILFESLALLKDVFRHLIIMTGMGSDGAKGMLAAKQSGAVTIAEAESTCVIYGMPKSAVNLGCVDKVIPLPQIGAEVLAMVMEQQ, from the coding sequence GTGAAAATTAGAGTTCTTGTTGTCGATGACTCAGCGTTCATGAGAATGATGATTACAAAAATGTTGGAGTCAGATCCCGACATTCAAGTGGCAGGCATCGCGCGTAACGGTGTCGATGCATTGCGCCGTATCCAACAGCTCTCACCAGACGTGGTAACCATGGATGTAGAGATGCCTGAGCTGGATGGAATCAGCGCGTTGAAACGCATCATGATGGAGTCTCCAAAACCTGTCATTATGGTGAGTTCTCTGACAAGCAGGGGCGCAGATGCTACCCTGGAAGCACTGAACAGTGGCGCATTCGACTTTATTGCCAAGCCGGACAATCGGTATAACGATATTGCTGGTGTTGCAGAGGAGTTAGTAGCCAAGGTTAAGTTGGCAGCCCAAACCAGTTTACCAATTGCGGGGTCTCGACTTATTAAATTCAGCCGTTCTAACCTTACGGGCAATCGTTTTCATACGGCTGATGTACCTAAGCAATCGCACCAGGTTGTCCAATTGGTTGCAATAGGGACATCAACGGGCGGCCCGAAGGCGTTGGATGTAGTACTCAGAAGCTTCCCGAAGTCAATGCCTTGTCCTGTCCTCATTGTTCAACATATGCCGCCAACGTTTACGAAATCTCTTGCTGACCGTCTCAATCATGAGTGTGACATGGAAGTTGTGGAAGCACAAAACAATGAGGTTTTGCAAAACGGCAAAGCCTATATTGCTCCCGGCAATTTTCATATGACAGTTGTCAATGCAAGCGGAGAATTTCGGATTGTACTAGACCAAGCTGAAAAGCGTAATATGCACCGCCCCTCTGTTGACATATTGTTTGAGTCGTTGGCGTTGCTGAAAGATGTTTTCCGTCATTTGATAATCATGACAGGAATGGGAAGTGATGGTGCAAAGGGTATGTTGGCAGCAAAACAGTCGGGAGCTGTGACCATTGCCGAGGCGGAAAGCACCTGTGTCATCTATGGAATGCCTAAATCGGCAGTAAATCTGGGGTGTGTAGACAAGGTTATTCCTCTGCCGCAGATTGGTGCAGAAGTCCTTGCAATGGTGATGGAACAGCAATGA
- a CDS encoding PAS domain S-box protein → MKTENYESSLMQVGGEPEILFALYQMGDCRLTDVMGKRGECGVDVDWSQDNRKIDVHKLINQFSEAFFAVDKDWNFTFLNKLACELLGRHCSDLIGKSIWTEFHEALGSAFDDEYHRAVEERKTVEFEEYYRPLKKWFHVRAFPGDEGLYVYFEDVSVKKVMESEIKRSHQLLSQAQVIANIGIWEWDVVNDEITWSDGAIRIGQHPQPTGSSHYFLNNFVHPEDRHLVLAAMQSALAGQPCDVEYRFLRPNGDTRVVHSQGMLLVDDGGSPVRMIGIAKDVTQRKKVEVQLRESEERYRTLVENSLNVIAVVDGIKWIYINKAGMKMFGAEHLDEITGRPVADFLHPDYRVMCKEQTRLVLVEQRLLHLTEIKWLTLQQQLVETEVIAVPLSYQGKSVVQLIIRDTSDRRQAQQLVMQSEKLSAVGQLAAGVAHEIRNPLTSLKGFLQVLRSDYEGAKLEYFDIMERELSRIELISGEMLMLAKPQAVTYEERKVQFLLQGVLALLETQAHLKSVEIVTEYYSNPLIRCVETAMKQVFVNLIKNAIEAMPHGGKLTIRIKESHQKALIQIEDEGCGIPEDILGKLGQPFITTKGEGTGLGLMVTQKIVKDHRGTIDFTSQVGVGTIVNVTIPGSEDVIKVSSAGA, encoded by the coding sequence GTGAAGACAGAGAATTACGAAAGTAGCTTGATGCAAGTGGGAGGGGAACCGGAGATATTGTTTGCTTTGTATCAAATGGGGGACTGCAGGTTGACGGACGTCATGGGTAAGAGGGGGGAATGCGGGGTGGATGTTGACTGGTCGCAAGACAATCGGAAAATTGACGTACATAAGCTTATAAATCAATTTTCGGAGGCTTTTTTTGCGGTGGACAAGGATTGGAATTTCACCTTTCTCAACAAACTTGCGTGTGAACTGCTGGGTCGACACTGTAGTGATTTAATTGGGAAGTCCATATGGACCGAGTTTCACGAAGCGCTGGGGTCTGCATTTGATGACGAATATCACCGGGCTGTAGAAGAACGTAAAACGGTTGAATTTGAGGAGTATTATCGCCCGCTGAAGAAGTGGTTTCACGTACGTGCGTTTCCCGGTGATGAAGGATTATACGTCTACTTCGAAGATGTGAGTGTCAAAAAGGTGATGGAGTCTGAGATAAAACGCAGTCACCAATTGTTGTCACAGGCTCAGGTCATTGCAAACATTGGAATATGGGAATGGGATGTTGTGAACGATGAAATTACTTGGTCAGACGGTGCAATTCGTATCGGGCAGCACCCGCAGCCAACGGGGTCGTCCCATTACTTTTTAAATAACTTCGTGCATCCGGAGGACAGGCATTTGGTGCTTGCAGCCATGCAAAGCGCTTTAGCTGGCCAGCCCTGTGATGTTGAATATCGGTTTCTGCGGCCAAATGGGGACACACGTGTCGTCCATTCACAAGGAATGCTGCTTGTGGACGATGGAGGTTCGCCGGTAAGGATGATAGGCATTGCCAAAGATGTTACACAACGAAAAAAAGTAGAGGTGCAATTAAGGGAAAGTGAAGAGCGCTATCGTACGCTTGTGGAAAACTCTTTAAATGTCATTGCGGTAGTCGATGGTATCAAGTGGATTTATATTAATAAAGCGGGCATGAAAATGTTTGGTGCAGAGCATTTGGATGAGATTACTGGGAGGCCCGTTGCGGACTTTTTGCACCCGGATTACCGAGTGATGTGCAAAGAACAAACACGTTTAGTATTGGTTGAACAGAGACTGCTCCATTTAACAGAAATAAAATGGCTGACCCTGCAGCAACAACTTGTTGAAACCGAAGTTATTGCCGTTCCGTTGTCGTATCAAGGAAAATCCGTAGTCCAATTGATTATTCGAGACACTTCCGACAGGAGGCAGGCACAACAACTTGTCATGCAATCTGAGAAGTTGTCTGCGGTAGGCCAGTTGGCTGCAGGGGTTGCGCATGAAATTCGCAACCCCTTGACATCTTTGAAAGGTTTTCTGCAGGTCTTGCGGTCTGACTACGAAGGTGCAAAACTTGAGTACTTCGACATCATGGAACGAGAACTCAGTCGCATTGAGTTGATTTCCGGAGAAATGTTGATGCTTGCCAAACCTCAGGCTGTAACCTATGAGGAGAGAAAGGTTCAATTTCTTCTACAGGGAGTATTGGCTTTGCTTGAGACACAGGCTCACTTAAAAAGTGTTGAAATTGTAACGGAATACTACTCTAACCCGCTGATCCGCTGTGTCGAGACAGCCATGAAACAGGTGTTTGTAAATCTCATCAAAAATGCAATTGAGGCGATGCCGCATGGCGGTAAGCTTACGATTCGAATCAAAGAATCACACCAAAAGGCCTTAATTCAAATTGAGGATGAAGGGTGCGGTATTCCGGAAGACATTCTTGGGAAGCTTGGGCAGCCCTTTATTACGACGAAGGGAGAGGGCACGGGACTGGGGCTCATGGTCACACAAAAGATTGTCAAAGACCACAGAGGAACAATTGATTTCACTAGTCAAGTCGGCGTTGGAACTATCGTCAACGTGACTATTCCCGGGAGTGAAGACGTCATCAAGGTGTCTTCTGCCGGCGCTTAG